The window GCCTCTTCCATTTCGGCGATCAGGTCATTGCCCTCACGGGTGCGCTCGCCGACACCGGCGAACACCGAGACACCACCGTGGTCCTGCGCGACGCGCTGGATCATCTCCTGGATGAGCACGGTCTTGCCCACGCCGGCGCCGCCGAACAGGCCGATCTTTCCACCCAGCACATACGGGGTGAGCAGGTCGATGACCTTGATGCCGGTCTCGAACATCTGGGTCTTCGACTCGAGCTGGTCGAAGCTGGGCGCCTGGCGGTGGATGCCCCAGCGCTCGGTGATCTCGATGGTCTCGCCCGGCTGCGCGTTGAGCACATCACCGGTCACGTTGAACACGTGGCCCTTGGTGACGTCACCGACCGGAACAGTGATGGGGCCGCCGGTGTTGCGCACCTCCTGCCCACGGACCATGCCGTCGGTGGGCTTGAGCGAAATGGCGCGCACGAGGTCGTCGCCCAGGTGCTGGGCGACCTCGAGCGTGATCTCGGTCGATTCGCCATCGATCGTGATCGTGGTCTTCAGCGCGTTGTAGATGTCGGGGATCGCATCGTGCGGGAACTCGATGTCGACCACGGGACCGGTGACGCGCGCGACGCGGCCGGTGACCGTCGTCTCGGTCTCCTGTGCGGTGAGGCTCATGGCTTCTTCTCTTTCGATGGGGTCTACTTGGCCGATGCCAGGGCGTCGGCGCCGCCGACGATCTCGGCGATCTGCTGCGTGATCTCGGCCTGTCGCGCGTTGTTGCGCAGCCGGGTGTAGTCGGTGATGAGCTTGTCGGCGTTGTCGCTGGCCGATTTCATCGCCTTCTGCGTCGCGGCATGCTTGGCCGCCGACGACTGCAGAAGCGCGTTGAAGACGCGGCTCTGGATGTAGACCGGCAGGATGGCATCCAGCACGGTCTCGGCATCGGGCTCGAACTCGTACAGCGGGTACACCGGGGCCTTGGCGTCGTCTTCGTCGTCGGCGGCCTCGACGACCTCCAGCGGCAGAAGGCGCACGGTCTCGGGGCTCTGCGTCATCATGCTGACGAAGCGGTTGTAGACGAGATGGATCTCGTCGACGCCGCCGTCTTCGCCGCCCAGCTCGAAGGCGTCGAGCAAGGTCGCGGAGATGTCTTCGGCCCAGGTGAACCGCGGTGTGTCGGTGTCGCCGATCCACTCGGCCGCATGTGCCATCTTGCGGAACTGGAAATACCCGACGGCCTTGCGGCCGATGAGGTAGAACACCGGTTCCCGGCCCTCGGACTTGAGCAGCTCGGCCAGTTCCAGCCCCTCGCGCAGGATCTGCGAGTTGAAGGCACCGGCCAGGCCTCGGTCGGAGGTGAAGATGACCACGGCCGAACGACGGATCTGCTCGGGCTCGCGGGTCAGCGGGTGGTCGACGTTCGAATGCGTCGCCACCGCCGACACGGCCCGTGTCACGGCCTGCGCGAAGGGAGCCGCCGCGCGTACACGCGCCATCGCCTTCTGGATGCGCGAAGCCGCGATGAGTT is drawn from Microbacterium protaetiae and contains these coding sequences:
- a CDS encoding F0F1 ATP synthase subunit gamma → MGAQLRVYKQKIASAETTKKITKAMELIAASRIQKAMARVRAAAPFAQAVTRAVSAVATHSNVDHPLTREPEQIRRSAVVIFTSDRGLAGAFNSQILREGLELAELLKSEGREPVFYLIGRKAVGYFQFRKMAHAAEWIGDTDTPRFTWAEDISATLLDAFELGGEDGGVDEIHLVYNRFVSMMTQSPETVRLLPLEVVEAADDEDDAKAPVYPLYEFEPDAETVLDAILPVYIQSRVFNALLQSSAAKHAATQKAMKSASDNADKLITDYTRLRNNARQAEITQQIAEIVGGADALASAK